One Streptomyces coeruleorubidus DNA segment encodes these proteins:
- a CDS encoding alpha/beta fold hydrolase: MIDVNGIRLHIAEQGEGPLVVLLHGFPESWHSWRHQFRPLAEAGYRVVAPDQRGYGRSDHPEDVAAYSIFHLVGDVVGLVHALGEERAFVVGHDWGAPVAWHTALLRPDVVRGVAGLSVPPPFRGGQPPLTTMRERFEGRFYWNYFEQPGLAEAEFTADTRATLRKLLYSASGDAPGAGRPEQALVDLERGWLADAPDPEVLPDWLTEEDLDVLTDSYAQGFTGALNWYRNLDRNWELTAPWQGAVVSPPALYVYGDRDLVPAFPGTPELIEKLPELMPDLRRKPLVLPGCGHWTQQERPAEVTEALLDFLTELRD; this comes from the coding sequence ATGATCGACGTGAACGGCATACGGCTGCACATCGCGGAGCAGGGCGAGGGCCCGCTCGTGGTGCTGCTGCACGGGTTCCCGGAGTCCTGGCACTCCTGGCGGCACCAGTTCCGGCCGCTGGCCGAGGCCGGTTACCGGGTGGTCGCGCCCGACCAGCGCGGGTACGGGCGCAGCGATCACCCCGAGGACGTGGCCGCGTACAGCATCTTCCACCTGGTGGGCGACGTGGTCGGGCTGGTCCACGCGCTGGGTGAGGAGCGGGCGTTCGTCGTCGGGCACGACTGGGGAGCGCCGGTGGCCTGGCACACCGCGCTGCTGCGGCCGGACGTGGTGCGCGGGGTTGCGGGGCTGAGCGTGCCGCCGCCGTTCCGTGGCGGGCAGCCGCCGCTCACAACCATGCGGGAGCGGTTCGAGGGGCGCTTCTACTGGAACTACTTCGAGCAGCCCGGGCTCGCCGAGGCCGAGTTCACCGCCGACACCCGCGCCACCCTGCGCAAGCTGCTGTACTCCGCCTCGGGCGACGCACCGGGCGCCGGGCGCCCCGAGCAGGCCCTGGTCGACCTGGAGCGGGGCTGGCTGGCGGACGCGCCCGACCCCGAGGTGCTGCCCGACTGGCTGACCGAGGAGGACCTCGACGTCCTCACCGACAGCTACGCGCAGGGCTTCACCGGCGCGCTCAACTGGTACCGGAACCTGGACCGCAACTGGGAGCTCACCGCCCCCTGGCAGGGAGCGGTCGTCTCCCCGCCCGCGCTGTACGTGTACGGCGACCGGGACCTGGTCCCGGCCTTCCCGGGCACGCCCGAACTGATCGAGAAGCTGCCCGAGTTGATGCCCGACCTGCGCCGGAAGCCGCTCGTGCTGCCGGGCTGCGGCCACTGGACGCAGCAGGAGCGGCCCGCCGAGGTGACCGAGGCGCTGCTCGACTTCCTGACGGAGCTGCGGGACTGA